The sequence CGAGCAGGAACCGCACCGGGTGGCACAGGTCGCAGATGGGCTGGCGGCTGCCCGCCCGGGCGAAGAGCCCCGCGGGCTGCCCGTCCTCCCCCACTGCCCGCCACAGGCGCGTGCCGTCGCCCAGGGCCACGGGCTGCACCGTCACGGGCGCCCAGGCCACCCGGGACAGAAAGGCCTCGACCGACGCGGCGGAAGCCTCGGCGTCGGGGGCCGCTCCCCCGGACCACCCTCCCGCCGGAGGCGCGGACCAACCCTTCAGGAGCACCCGCGATCGGGCCAGGAGCTCCACGTCCCCGTAGAACCCCACGTGGAAGTCCGCGAGCACCCACTCCCCGCCCCGGCGAAGCAGCAGCGCCGTGCAGGGGGTTCCCCCCGGCTCCCCCAGGGCGTAGAACTGCTCGAAGGCAGGGTCCGGCGCCAGGGGGTACGTGAGCCCGGACTCCCGGCGAAAGCCCTCGAGCTCCGCGGCGCTGTTGCCCGCGCCCACCGAGAGGATCCGCACCCGGCCTCCCAAGTCGCCGGGCTCCAGGAGGCGGGAAAAGGCCTCGAGCTGGGGCGCCTGGCGCCAGCAGGTGAGGCAGTACTTGTTGAAGAACTCCAGCACCAGGAGGTCCCCCTCCACCTCCGAGAGCCGCACCGGCCCCTCCCGGCGCCCCAGGCCCAGGGTCTCGTAGTCCTCCGGCGCGAGCAGGTGCTCGAAGACGAGGTCCGGCAGCGCCTCCCCCGGCTTCACGCACAGCTCGGTCTCGCCGGCCAGGGCTGGGGAGAGGGCCAAGAGAGCTAGGAGCATTGCTCGCCACATCGCCGACTCCTTGCGTGGGCCTCGGGGGCGCGAATTCCTCTTTGGCCTGTCGCCGTCCCTCTGGGAACCGACGCCCCACGTAGGAGCGGCCTTGGCCGCGAAGACTTGTGGTTCGCGGCGCTGGGGCTTCCGGCAGGCAGGGTCGCGCGTGGCATGCCCGGACAAGGACCGGGCGTCAGACCGGAGACGGGTTGCGGAGAAAGGGATTGCAGAACCTGACCCCACCCAACTCCCTGCCGTGCTGGAAGTCCTCGCTGAACAGCAGCGTCACGCCGGCGTCCTTGGCTGCGGCCCAGAGCAGGGCGTCCCAGAACGCGATGGAATGATTGGCGACGGCGGAAATGGCCTGGCCGAGGGTGGTGGGCTTCGGCGTTGCCGTCGGGAACAGGATCTGCCAGTCTCGAACTTGGGCCGCGGCTTCAGGGAAGGGCATCTTCCCCTTTCTCGTGACGGCCGAGAAGAACTCGCTCAGGGCCTGCAGGGTCAGGACGCAATCGAGGTCCACCGCCTCGTCCACCAGGGCAGCCGCGCGCTCGTGCCGTTCGCCGGCGTCGCGGTCGACGGCGTAGACCAGAACGTTGGTATCGAGGGTGATCCGGTCAGCGCTCATGCAGTGACTCCCGGTCGATGCGGTCGCCCCCGAGCGCATACCCTTTGGAGATCCTTTCCCGCACCCGCTGCCTCGCTCGATGCTGTTCCTCCGTCAGTTCGCGTGTCTCCGGCTCGGGCACGAGGCGGGCGATGGGCCGGCCCCGGCGCGTGATCACCACGATGTCCCCCCGCTCCACTGCCGTCACGTAACGCGAGAGGTGTTGATTCGCCTCCCGCAGGGTCACCCGCAGTTCCATCTCACGCCTCCCCACATCGCTCTCGACGATGTGGACTGTAGGATGTCCTACATCGCCGGTCAAGAGGCGTGCCGAAACCGGGCGTTGGGTACCGGCGGGCCCCTGCGCTGGGCTGCTGGCCAGGACGGGCCCGTGTCGCGCCGCCTGGCAGGGGCGGGTGCGGCCCTGCGGTTCGCGGGAAGTCGCCCGCCGGGGTCCCCCCTCTTCCCTTCACTCCCCTCGGGCCTCCCCCAGCACCTCGAGCAGCGCCCCGTGGAGGGGGCCGTTGGTGGCTACGACGTCGGCGTGGTAGGGGGTAAAGGGCTCGCCGCGGTAGCCCGTGACGGTGCCGCCCGCTTCCTCCACCAGGAGGCAGCCGGCCGCCAGGTCCCAGGGCCTGAGGCCGGGCTCCCAGAAGCCGTCCAGGCGGCCGGCGGCCACGTAGGCGAGGTCCAGGGCGGCGGAGCCCCCCCGGCGCACCCCCTGGGTGCGCTGGGTGAGCTCTCGGAACTCGGTGTAGTTTCGGGGGTTTGTGCCCCGGTCGTAGGGGAAGCCGGTGGCCAGGAGGGCCGCGCCGAGGTCGGAGACCCCGGAGGTGCGCAGGCGCTCGCCGTTGCAGTGGGCGCCGGTCCGGCGCTCCGCGGTGAAGAGCTCGTCTCGCAGGGGGTCGTAGACGGCGCCCAGGCGCACCGCGCCCCCCTCCTCCCAGGCCACCGAGGCGCAGAAGACGGGAAAGCCGTGGGCATAGTTGGTGGTGCCGTCCAGGGGGTCCACGAGCCAGCGGTCGGCCCCCGAGCCGGTGGCGCCCCCCTCTTCGCCGAGGACCGCGGTGCCCGGGGCGAGCCGGGCCAGCACCTCCCGGATCGCGTCCTCGCAGGCGAGATCGACCTCGGTCACGAGGTCCACGTCCCCCTTGCGGCGCACGGCAAAGCCGGTGCGGTAGCGCTCGCGCTGGATGCGGCCCGCGGCCCGGGCGGCCTCGACGGCGACGGCGAGCACGGCGGCTACTCGTCGGGCCTGTCGGACCGGTCGGACCCGCCAGACCCGTCCGACGTGTCCGACAGGCCGGGCGCCCCGCACCCCGGCCCCTCGCCGAAGAGCAGCGCCCGCTCCTCGGGGGAGAGGGCCTCCCGGGCCTGGTCCCGGAAGTTGTTCACCCCGGCGAAGAACTCGCGCATCATCGCCACCAGGAGGTAGCGCCCCCGGGGGGTCAGGGTCAGGGCCGCGGCGTCGTCCCGGGCAAAGGCGCCCGCCGCCTTGAGGAAGAGGTACTCCGCCGGGAGCCCCCGCTCCGGCGGCACCCCAAAGGCCTCCCGAAAGGCCCGCTTGTCGAGCCGCAGGCCAAACAGCCCCATCATGAGCCGGTAGCGCATCTGCTCTCGCGGGGGAAAGATCCGGGTTCCGGCGGCCGAGAGGCGCCCGGAGCCCACCGACTCCTCGTACTCTCGCAGGGAGAAGGTGTTGGCGTAGAGCGCCCCGCCCAGGTAGCTGAAGGAGCCGCTGCCCACCCCCACGTACTCCTCGTAGTCCACGATGTACTCATCGATCATCTGCCCGGCCTTGCGGGAAAAGGTCCACGCGGTGGCGGGCTCGAAGGCACCCTCCAGGGCCTCGGAGAGGAGCCGGTAGTAGCGGTGCTCCCGGGCATAGTCCACCCGGCCCACGGTGCGGGCGAGCGAGCGGCGAACCGCCGGGGAGGTCATGAGGGGGTAGAAGGTGGTCTGGTTCGCCCCGGACTCCCGCAGGCACGCCACGTCGTGCAGGAGCGAGTCGGGGGTCTGGCTGGGGAAGTTGAAGATCATGTCCACGTTGAGGGAGTGGAAGCGGCCGGCGGTGTGCTGCAGGCGGGCGAGGATCTCTTCGCCGCTCCCGTACTTCTCGTAGCGGTCCATCTGGCGCAGCAGCGCGTCGTCGAAGCTCTGCACCCCCACCGAGAGGCGCTGCACCCGCTCCTCCAGGGCTTCCACGACTTCGGGGATCAGGTGGTTGGGGTTGGTCTCGCAGGAGACCTCCTGCACGGGAAAGAGCTCCCGGGCGAGGTCGAGGGTGCGGCAGAGCTCGTCGAGGAGGATCGTGGGGGTTCCCCCGCCCACGTACACCGAGGAGAAGCGGTAGCCCAGGTCGGCCACGAGGCGCATCTCGTCGCGCAGCCGCCCGAAGTAGCTGCGCGCCGGCTCCTCGGCGAAGGGGTACCGGTTGAACGAGCAGTAGGGGCACAGGCGCTGGCAGAAGGGCACGTGCAGGTAGAGCAGGTACTTGCCCCCGGGCCGGGGAGGGGGGAGGGTCACCTGGCGGCCCACCTCCAGGGAGAGGATGCGCCGGTTGGCGAACCGCAGGACGGTCGTGAGGATGCGCTCGGCCAGCACGGGAACCGGTGACCTCCTTGGGGGGTCGGAGAGCGGGAGGCTGCAGACCCCATCTCGCTAGAGACCCTTGAAGAGCGAAGAGCGTGATGCGTCGGTCAAGTTTTTGGGCGGGCCGGGTCCTCCGGGGAGGCCCCCGGCCCGCACTCCCGCCTCCGCACTCTGAGGCACAGCTTCGCTAGGTGGAGAAACGCGACTTCTTCTTTCGGGTGAGGGCGCCCAGGACCCACCCCAGCGTCAGGACCCCGGCTCCGGCGAGGAACCACCGGATGGCCCAGGAGCGGCCAAGGGTGGACTTCTCCGCCTCCAGGCGGCCCACGGCTTCCCGCAGCTCGCCGGTCTGGGCGCGCAGGCGGTCCCTCTCCTCGGTCACCTCGGCCACGTTCTGGGAGGCCTGGAGGAGGCGTTCGTACCGCTCCCGTACGTCCTGGAGCTCTCGCGCCGCCTGCTCGGCCTCGCCCCGGACCGCCGCGAGCTCTTGCTGGAGCTCGGTTGCCGACGAGGCCTGGGCCCTGCGGGCGGCTTCCAGCTCGGCCGTCGCCCGGTCCCGATCCTCCTCCAGGGTCCGCAGCCGATTGCGCAGGCGCGAAACCTCTTCCTGGAGGCGGGCGGCGACGACCGCGGCCGGGACCTCGGTGGCCGCGTACTGCTCGGCGACCCACCCCTCTTCTCCCTGGCCGGTGCGCACCCGCAGGAACCCGGGCCGGGACTCCAGGATCTGGAGCGACTCCCCCGTGCGCAGCAGGCGGATCGTGGGGGCGTTGGCCTGGGGCGCCTCCCGCAGGTTCACCAGGAGCACGTCGGTGATGTAGCGGGTCTCGGCGCCGCCGAAAGCCGGCGCGAGGACGGCGGCCGTCAACAGCACAGCCAGGGCGACTGCGGATCTTCCCATCGTCACCTCCCGGGGACCGGCGCCCCGCAGGCCCGGCCTTTCCCCGGAGTTCTTGTAGCAGGCGATCGCGCTGCCCGTCAAACCGGTGGAGGCTCCGGTGCAGGCTGCGGAGCCGCTCCCGTTTCCGGGCCGTCCTGGGGTAGCATGGCGGGCGAGGAAGCGTTCGATTCTCCCATGCCCCGGTCCGGCCACGGACAGCGGGCGGAAAGGCGGTGTCGTGCGGCAACGGCGGATCGGGAGCCCGTTGGCGGCAGCCCTGCTCCTGGCGGGGGTTCTCCTCATGACCGGTGCCCGGGCGGCGTCGGCCCAGGGCGCGCTGCCGGCGTTCCCCCGGGCCGAGGTCGAAGTGCGCGCCGCCGGGGGAAACTACCGCTTCGCGGTCGAGGTGGCCGCCACGCCGCTCCACCGGGAGCGGGGGTTCATGTTTCGCACCGAGCTCGCCCCCGACGCGGGCATGCTCTTCGTCCACGAGGCCGAGCGGGAGGTGGCCATGTGGATGAAGAACACCTTGATCCCCCTGGACATGCTCTTCCTCGCCGCCGACGGCACCATCGTGCGGATCGAGGAGAGCACCGAGCCCCTCTCGCTTCGCACCATCTCGTCCGGCGCGCCGGTCAAGGGGGTGCTGGAGCTCCCGGGGGGAACATCGAGGCGGCTCGGCATCGTGCCCGGCGACCGCGTCGTGCACTCCGCCTTTGCCGCCGGCGGGTAGGCCCGCCCCCCCAGAAGCCACCAGAAAGTTCTGGGGCGGGGTCCGGGAGCCGCGGAGCGCAGCCCCGTACCGCCTCGACCGATCCGCCATAGCCGGTGAACACCGGTGAAGCCGGACGCACCGGCTGCGCGAAGGGCCTCTCATCCAAATGGCGCGGATTACGGGGCGAAGCGCAGGGGCTCCCGGACCCCGCTTGCCTCCCAGGTGGTGGATCCAGGCCCCTTCCTTCCCTTGACATGCCATACATATGTCTGCAATTCTTGCCCCGTGGCACCCCGACGTCTGGAGGGGAGAGCATGGGCAAGACGCCGCCGGGGGAGACCCGGCAGAAGGTCTTCGCGTTCGTGCGGGAACGGCTCCTGGCGGGCCGGCCCCCCACGGTGCGGGAGGTCCAGGAGGCCCTGGGCTTCCGGGCCGTCCAGACCGCCCGCCAGCACCTGGAGGGCCTGGTAGCCGAAGGGAGGCTCGCGGCCGACCGAGGGGTGGCCCGGGGCTACCGGCTGCCGGGGCGGGGCCGCCCGCCGGTACTGATCCCGCTCCTGGGGCGCGTCCCCGCCGGCCCCCTGGACACCGCCGTGGAGGACCGGGAGGGCTATCTCCCCGCGGCGCCCCCGGGGGAGGGCGAGGAGCTCTTCGCCCTACGGGTGCAGGGCGAGAGCATGACCGGGGCCGGCCTCCTGCCCGGCGACGTGGTCATCGTGCGCCGCCAGCCCACGGCCCGGAGCGGCCAGATCGTGGTGGCCCGGGTGGGGGACGAGGCCACGGTCAAGCGCCTGCGCCTGCGGCGGGGCCGGCCCGAGCTCCACCCCGAGAACCCCACCTTCGAGGTCCTCGTCCCCGACCCGGCGGAGCTCGAGATCCTGGGGGTGGTGGTCGAGCTGCGGCGCAGGATGTGAGAGGGGGTTTTGTCTTCCCCCGAGAGGGCACCCATGGCCCACATCGCCCTGGAGCGCGCGGACATCACGTCGGCGTACCGCCTGCCCACGGCGGAGCCGGCCTCGGAGAGCCGGTGGGAGCTGGCGGCCCTGGTCGGGCGGCTTGTCGAGGTCTCGGGGGCCGGCCCCTCGGCCGCCCTCACCCTGGCCTTCGGGGTGGTGCTCGACGCCCAGCGCCGGGGGGAGCCCGCGGCCTGGATTGCGGGGACCGAGAGCGCCTTCTTCCCCCCCGACGCCGCCGAGGGGGGAGTGGACCTGGCGTGCCTGCCCGTCGTCCGGGTGCCGGACGCCGGCCGGGCCCTGCGGGCCGCGGACCACCTGGTCCGCTCCGGGGCCTTTAGTCTGGTGGTCCTGGATCTCGGGGGGGGAGAGGGAGTCCGGCTCCCCCTGCCGGCCTTGACCCGCCTGGGGGGGCTCGCCGCCCGGCACGGCACGGCGCTCCTCTTCCTGACCCGGAAGGGGAGGGGGGAGCCCTCCCTGGGCTCCCTGGTGTCGCTCCGGGCCGAGGCGGTGCGGGAGGGCCTTGGAGGCCAGGAGGGCGGCCGGTTCGCCTGCCGGGTCCGGGCCCTCAAGGACAAGCGCCGCGGGCCCGGGTGGGAGGGGGAGGAGCTCTGCCGTGGACCGGATGGCCTGCGTTGACGTCCCGGCGCTCCCCCTCCAGCTCCTCCTCAAGCGAAGCCCCGGCTGGGCCTCGGGTCCCGCGGCGGTGGTGGACCGGGACCGGGCCCAGGGCGTGCTTCTCTGGGTCAACGGGGCGGCCCGGGGGTGCGGGGTGCTCCCCGGGATGCGCTACGCGGCGGGGCTCTCGCTCGCGGGGGAACTGCGGGCCGGCGAGGTGCCGGAGGCCGAGATCCGGGACGGGGTCGCCCTCCTGGCCGAGCGCCTGCGGCGCTTCACCCCCGACGTGGAGCCCGCGGCGGCGGAGCCCGGGGTCTTCTGGCTGGGGGCCGGGGGGCTGGGGCGCCTGTGGCGCTCGGCCCGGCAGTGGGCCCGGGAGCTCCGGGCGGACCTGGAGGGTGTGGGCTTTACGAGCCGCGCCGCCGTGGGGTTTAGCCGCTTCGGCACCTACGCCGCGGCCCGGGCCGGGCTGGGGGGAGGCCTCGCCCTGTTTCGCACCCCGGCGGAGGAGGAGAGGGCGGCCCGGAAGATCGCGCTCCGGGACCTGGGCCTTCCCCCGGCCCTGCGAGACGCCCTGGAGCGGCTCGGGGTGGGCACCGTGGGGGCCTTCCTGGCCCTGCCCGCCGATGGCGTGCGGGAGCGCTTCG is a genomic window of Thermodesulfobacteriota bacterium containing:
- a CDS encoding PIN domain-containing protein, which produces MSADRITLDTNVLVYAVDRDAGERHERAAALVDEAVDLDCVLTLQALSEFFSAVTRKGKMPFPEAAAQVRDWQILFPTATPKPTTLGQAISAVANHSIAFWDALLWAAAKDAGVTLLFSEDFQHGRELGGVRFCNPFLRNPSPV
- a CDS encoding type II toxin-antitoxin system prevent-host-death family antitoxin — translated: MELRVTLREANQHLSRYVTAVERGDIVVITRRGRPIARLVPEPETRELTEEQHRARQRVRERISKGYALGGDRIDRESLHER
- a CDS encoding inositol monophosphatase family protein, whose amino-acid sequence is MLAVAVEAARAAGRIQRERYRTGFAVRRKGDVDLVTEVDLACEDAIREVLARLAPGTAVLGEEGGATGSGADRWLVDPLDGTTNYAHGFPVFCASVAWEEGGAVRLGAVYDPLRDELFTAERRTGAHCNGERLRTSGVSDLGAALLATGFPYDRGTNPRNYTEFRELTQRTQGVRRGGSAALDLAYVAAGRLDGFWEPGLRPWDLAAGCLLVEEAGGTVTGYRGEPFTPYHADVVATNGPLHGALLEVLGEARGE
- a CDS encoding coproporphyrinogen III oxidase family protein: MLAERILTTVLRFANRRILSLEVGRQVTLPPPRPGGKYLLYLHVPFCQRLCPYCSFNRYPFAEEPARSYFGRLRDEMRLVADLGYRFSSVYVGGGTPTILLDELCRTLDLARELFPVQEVSCETNPNHLIPEVVEALEERVQRLSVGVQSFDDALLRQMDRYEKYGSGEEILARLQHTAGRFHSLNVDMIFNFPSQTPDSLLHDVACLRESGANQTTFYPLMTSPAVRRSLARTVGRVDYAREHRYYRLLSEALEGAFEPATAWTFSRKAGQMIDEYIVDYEEYVGVGSGSFSYLGGALYANTFSLREYEESVGSGRLSAAGTRIFPPREQMRYRLMMGLFGLRLDKRAFREAFGVPPERGLPAEYLFLKAAGAFARDDAAALTLTPRGRYLLVAMMREFFAGVNNFRDQAREALSPEERALLFGEGPGCGAPGLSDTSDGSGGSDRSDRPDE
- a CDS encoding TIGR04211 family SH3 domain-containing protein — its product is MGRSAVALAVLLTAAVLAPAFGGAETRYITDVLLVNLREAPQANAPTIRLLRTGESLQILESRPGFLRVRTGQGEEGWVAEQYAATEVPAAVVAARLQEEVSRLRNRLRTLEEDRDRATAELEAARRAQASSATELQQELAAVRGEAEQAARELQDVRERYERLLQASQNVAEVTEERDRLRAQTGELREAVGRLEAEKSTLGRSWAIRWFLAGAGVLTLGWVLGALTRKKKSRFST
- a CDS encoding DUF192 domain-containing protein; its protein translation is MRQRRIGSPLAAALLLAGVLLMTGARAASAQGALPAFPRAEVEVRAAGGNYRFAVEVAATPLHRERGFMFRTELAPDAGMLFVHEAEREVAMWMKNTLIPLDMLFLAADGTIVRIEESTEPLSLRTISSGAPVKGVLELPGGTSRRLGIVPGDRVVHSAFAAGG
- the lexA gene encoding transcriptional repressor LexA — translated: MGKTPPGETRQKVFAFVRERLLAGRPPTVREVQEALGFRAVQTARQHLEGLVAEGRLAADRGVARGYRLPGRGRPPVLIPLLGRVPAGPLDTAVEDREGYLPAAPPGEGEELFALRVQGESMTGAGLLPGDVVIVRRQPTARSGQIVVARVGDEATVKRLRLRRGRPELHPENPTFEVLVPDPAELEILGVVVELRRRM
- a CDS encoding recombinase A, with product MAHIALERADITSAYRLPTAEPASESRWELAALVGRLVEVSGAGPSAALTLAFGVVLDAQRRGEPAAWIAGTESAFFPPDAAEGGVDLACLPVVRVPDAGRALRAADHLVRSGAFSLVVLDLGGGEGVRLPLPALTRLGGLAARHGTALLFLTRKGRGEPSLGSLVSLRAEAVREGLGGQEGGRFACRVRALKDKRRGPGWEGEELCRGPDGLR